The following are encoded in a window of Haloarcula halophila genomic DNA:
- a CDS encoding Hsp20/alpha crystallin family protein, translated as MIRELGETLENAVFENVGRASSRVQERKPLPADLLESDDAYLVVFDAPGATASDVQVRYVDDRVEVRIDRFRDFHDGFDMLFPGRGLSLDGSLTLPADAVVDAEAATATLKADGTLQVTVPKVEAEDTAPEDEEGATDDHDSDEGDDGDA; from the coding sequence ATGATCCGCGAGCTCGGCGAAACCCTCGAAAACGCCGTCTTCGAGAACGTCGGCCGCGCCTCCTCGCGCGTCCAGGAGCGCAAGCCCCTGCCGGCGGATCTCCTGGAGTCCGACGACGCCTACCTCGTGGTGTTCGACGCACCGGGCGCGACCGCCTCCGACGTTCAGGTCCGATACGTCGACGACCGGGTGGAGGTCCGGATCGATCGGTTCCGTGACTTCCACGACGGGTTCGACATGCTGTTTCCCGGTCGCGGGCTGTCCCTGGACGGCTCGCTCACGCTGCCGGCCGACGCGGTCGTCGACGCCGAGGCCGCGACCGCGACGCTGAAAGCCGACGGGACGCTGCAGGTGACAGTCCCGAAAGTCGAAGCGGAAGACACCGCTCCCGAAGACGAGGAAGGAGCGACCGACGACCACGATTCCGACGAGGGCGACGACGGCGACGCCTGA